A single region of the Candidatus Gracilibacteria bacterium genome encodes:
- a CDS encoding MFS transporter, whose amino-acid sequence MTRKNKPLLSDVLLFYMHAGLFAFSEIIFLFSLPILFWNKEFSLSFIFAFYALAALPGYFLTARIVHYITKIGIKSIFLLGIFLYILLGVVVPFIEVDNMWWVVAFFLLALQALCYFPARYLCFSEIISRKTIGMQAGTLNAVMLLSRTVAPIVAGVLAVWTQFNNVFIFGVVMMGLSMIPVLLIRTQVQTHFDPVAFKTMSKHSIFKSTRWAYVADGMNSLIAFLLWPLLFFLFISQEDYFQLSFLMTITCGVSAIIMVGVGKLFDQQHRKTLLRTSVFANVLAILGRFSLLFFHPILFVYAMQSFYSFSESMLQSTFESYWYSYSKTTNTMFFTIHREVNYALGRFLIGTILAVASAFFMDEKGLWPLFLLSIPMVLIYLKKGQEDALLNRGK is encoded by the coding sequence ATGACGCGAAAAAATAAACCCCTCCTGTCCGATGTTTTGCTGTTTTATATGCATGCCGGGCTTTTTGCGTTTTCGGAAATCATTTTTTTGTTTTCATTACCGATTTTGTTTTGGAATAAAGAATTTTCGTTGAGTTTTATCTTTGCGTTTTATGCCTTGGCCGCGTTGCCCGGGTATTTTTTGACGGCACGTATTGTTCATTACATCACCAAGATTGGAATAAAAAGCATCTTTTTATTGGGGATTTTTCTTTATATTTTATTGGGGGTTGTGGTGCCGTTTATTGAAGTGGACAATATGTGGTGGGTGGTTGCATTTTTTTTATTGGCTTTGCAGGCGCTGTGTTATTTCCCGGCGCGGTATCTTTGTTTTTCGGAAATCATTTCTCGAAAAACCATTGGTATGCAGGCCGGAACGTTAAATGCGGTGATGCTTTTGTCGCGCACGGTTGCGCCGATTGTGGCCGGAGTGCTCGCGGTTTGGACTCAATTCAATAATGTTTTTATTTTTGGAGTCGTGATGATGGGGCTTTCCATGATTCCTGTTTTACTCATTCGGACTCAAGTGCAAACACATTTTGATCCCGTTGCGTTTAAGACTATGAGCAAACATTCGATTTTTAAAAGTACGCGCTGGGCGTATGTGGCGGATGGGATGAACAGTTTGATTGCTTTTTTATTGTGGCCGCTTTTGTTTTTTTTATTCATCAGTCAGGAAGATTATTTTCAGCTTAGTTTTTTGATGACCATCACGTGTGGGGTTTCGGCCATTATTATGGTGGGGGTTGGGAAATTGTTTGATCAACAACATCGCAAGACGTTGCTTAGAACTTCTGTTTTTGCAAATGTTTTGGCGATTTTGGGTCGATTTTCGTTGTTGTTTTTTCATCCGATTTTGTTTGTGTATGCGATGCAATCTTTTTATTCGTTTTCCGAGTCCATGTTGCAGTCCACGTTTGAGTCCTATTGGTATTCGTACAGTAAAACCACGAACACGATGTTTTTCACCATTCATCGTGAAGTGAATTATGCGTTGGGTCGATTTTTGATTGGCACGATTTTAGCGGTGGCGAGTGCGTTTTTTATGGATGAGAAAGGCTTGTGGCCGCTGTTCCTCCTTAGCATTCCGATGGTTTTGATTTATTTGAAAAAAGGGCAGGAGGATGCGTTGTTGAATCGTTGAAAATAG
- a CDS encoding RNA-binding protein, whose protein sequence is MAKKLYVGGLPYRTTDEELKTTFAAAGTVESAVVITDRMTGRSKGFGFVEMATEEEAQAAIEMFNGKDLGGRNITVNEARPLEERPPRRERRF, encoded by the coding sequence ATGGCTAAAAAGCTTTACGTTGGAGGACTTCCGTACCGAACCACGGACGAAGAACTCAAAACCACATTCGCAGCCGCTGGGACAGTCGAGTCCGCTGTTGTGATCACCGATCGTATGACCGGTCGATCTAAGGGTTTTGGTTTCGTTGAGATGGCGACTGAGGAAGAAGCCCAAGCTGCTATTGAAATGTTCAATGGCAAAGACCTTGGCGGTCGAAATATCACCGTCAACGAGGCACGACCTCTCGAAGAGAGACCTCCTCGCCGCGAACGACGCTTCTAA
- a CDS encoding DMT family transporter, protein MIKAYVALLLSVFLWGINFSITKIGLFEVEPITLAFLRFFVASVLLVSAVFIVRRGKELKKAFVQDALFFMWLGFLGVALLFILENFALKYTTTSEASILMSCEVLLIAVLAYFFLGEKMSGYKMGGVALGFLGIFLVMFNQKDFLSLIHSQSFFGNILAFFSSLMWGIYTIMSKKRVQKYDPLVVVTMASIFGMLFLFLAMILFEGLPVITEFSIKAWFVIAWLGVIVSGVCYYLWNYALKYLDASKAGIYMFLMPVIATVFGLLIFDEKLTLQMVLGAGLVFGGIYLTEKA, encoded by the coding sequence ATGATTAAAGCCTACGTTGCTCTTCTTTTATCCGTTTTTTTGTGGGGGATTAATTTTTCAATTACAAAAATTGGGCTTTTTGAGGTTGAACCGATTACGTTGGCTTTTTTAAGGTTTTTTGTGGCGTCAGTGCTTTTGGTGAGTGCGGTTTTTATTGTTCGGCGCGGCAAGGAGCTTAAAAAAGCATTTGTTCAAGATGCGTTGTTTTTTATGTGGCTTGGATTTTTGGGCGTTGCTTTGCTTTTTATTTTGGAAAATTTTGCATTGAAATATACCACTACGTCCGAAGCCTCTATTCTCATGAGTTGCGAGGTGCTTTTGATCGCTGTTCTTGCGTATTTTTTCTTGGGTGAAAAAATGAGCGGGTATAAAATGGGGGGAGTTGCCCTCGGGTTTTTAGGGATTTTTTTGGTGATGTTCAATCAAAAGGATTTTTTGAGTTTAATTCACTCTCAATCTTTTTTTGGAAATATTCTTGCCTTTTTTTCCTCCTTGATGTGGGGAATTTATACGATTATGAGCAAGAAGCGGGTTCAAAAATATGATCCCTTGGTAGTGGTGACCATGGCGTCTATTTTTGGGATGCTCTTTTTGTTTTTGGCTATGATTTTATTTGAAGGGTTGCCGGTGATTACGGAGTTTTCAATAAAGGCGTGGTTTGTGATTGCTTGGTTGGGCGTAATTGTTTCCGGCGTTTGTTATTATTTGTGGAATTATGCGCTTAAATATTTGGATGCGTCTAAGGCCGGAATTTATATGTTTTTGATGCCGGTGATTGCCACGGTTTTTGGGCTTTTGATTTTTGATGAAAAATTGACCCTGCAAATGGTGCTTGGTGCGGGGTTGGTTTTTGGAGGGATTTATTTGACGGAAAAAGCTTAG
- a CDS encoding sialidase family protein, with protein MKRSIPSIIFCLFTLLFVFGCQSSEPKKTPPPPSTETNSSNDYFSTLQSLIASDEPFVTLTDFEINNLPRDVSSDQFQAKTAIQIGSLLFAFIDQIDTEVKWTGILISTDNGDTWKKFFTSEGQDVESFFAADGILYVDIMPDLNDYRGPITRYESTDGGKKWTQIAEMTL; from the coding sequence ATGAAAAGATCCATCCCCTCAATCATATTCTGCCTATTTACTCTGTTATTCGTCTTCGGCTGTCAATCTTCCGAACCCAAAAAAACACCTCCGCCCCCCTCCACCGAAACAAACTCGAGCAACGATTATTTTTCAACCCTACAATCTCTCATCGCGTCCGACGAACCCTTTGTCACTCTCACGGATTTTGAAATCAACAACCTCCCGCGCGACGTCTCTTCCGACCAATTCCAAGCCAAAACCGCAATTCAAATCGGATCACTGTTATTCGCGTTCATCGATCAAATCGATACAGAAGTAAAATGGACCGGCATTCTGATCAGCACAGACAATGGAGATACGTGGAAAAAATTCTTCACCTCAGAGGGACAAGATGTTGAAAGTTTCTTTGCGGCAGACGGAATTCTCTATGTGGATATCATGCCCGATCTAAACGATTACAGAGGCCCCATAACCCGTTATGAAAGCACGGATGGCGGGAAAAAATGGACCCAAATAGCCGAAATGACCTTATAA
- a CDS encoding permease, protein MFQTFADWCVYSVFGLDSATKVGTSVHFFVYDTIKIYVLVLVIVGVIAFLRTFLPPHKIKEALGKQKFGIGNLAASMLGAVTPFCSCSSIPLFVGFLKAEVPLGIAFSFIITSPLVNEVVFVLMGGTFGWKIAFLYALFGIVLGVVAGLILGKMKLEKEVILSKGGAKGESLHLDYLPKSFEGKIQFALHESFKTFKKLWLVIAIGVGVGAAIHGYVPAEFFQQYLGVNSLLAVPIATLIGIPIYAGCSSLVPVVFALVGQGIPLGTALAFMMAIAGLSLPEAIMLKKIISFKLLALFFGIVAVGIVLIGYLFNMIAL, encoded by the coding sequence ATGTTTCAAACGTTTGCCGATTGGTGTGTTTATTCTGTTTTTGGGCTCGATTCCGCTACGAAAGTGGGGACCAGTGTTCATTTTTTTGTTTACGATACGATCAAGATTTATGTTTTGGTGCTCGTGATTGTAGGGGTGATTGCATTTCTCCGAACTTTTTTGCCGCCCCATAAAATTAAAGAGGCGCTGGGGAAACAAAAATTTGGGATCGGTAATCTCGCGGCTTCCATGCTGGGTGCGGTTACGCCGTTTTGTTCCTGTTCTTCGATTCCTTTGTTTGTTGGATTTTTGAAGGCGGAAGTGCCGTTGGGCATTGCTTTTTCTTTTATCATCACGTCGCCGTTGGTGAATGAAGTGGTTTTTGTGTTGATGGGCGGAACGTTTGGTTGGAAAATTGCGTTTTTGTATGCCTTGTTCGGGATTGTGTTGGGCGTGGTTGCCGGGCTGATTTTGGGAAAAATGAAACTCGAAAAAGAAGTGATTTTAAGTAAAGGTGGAGCAAAAGGGGAAAGTTTGCACTTGGATTATTTACCTAAAAGTTTTGAGGGGAAAATTCAGTTTGCTTTGCATGAGAGTTTTAAGACCTTTAAAAAACTGTGGTTGGTTATTGCGATTGGAGTGGGGGTCGGGGCTGCGATTCACGGGTATGTTCCGGCGGAATTTTTCCAGCAATATCTTGGAGTGAATTCGTTGTTAGCGGTTCCGATTGCCACGTTGATCGGAATCCCGATTTATGCCGGGTGTTCCAGTTTGGTGCCGGTTGTTTTTGCCTTGGTGGGACAGGGGATTCCGTTGGGCACAGCCTTGGCTTTTATGATGGCGATCGCGGGGTTGTCTTTACCGGAAGCGATCATGTTGAAAAAAATCATTTCATTTAAATTGTTGGCATTGTTTTTTGGAATCGTTGCCGTGGGGATTGTTTTGATCGGGTATTTGTTTAATATGATTGCTCTATAA
- the ade gene encoding adenine deaminase → MPSLSGNIVDVLKKKIFPGTLKIKGSRIVEILYEPKKRYKNYILPGLIDSHIHLESSMLPPAEFARIAATHGTVATVSDPHEIANVLGLRGMRFMLNNAKKVPFHFYFGAPSCVPASPFETNGATLGPKEIEHLFKLKSIRYLAEVMNMPGVIHRDPEIMRKIQLAHRYKKQIDGHAPGLTGENLKKYINAGITTDHECFTREEALEEFGLNVYVQIREGSAAKNFDELVTLLKTHADHCMLCSDDKHPNDLVEGHINLLIKRALKKNIPLFNVLTAACVNPVKHYKLDVGLLQKNDSADFIIVDNLKHFNVLKTYIRGNLVAQNGKSLIKRSPLKPLNNFKAKPKAEKDLQIPIPKNFIKNHELKIRVIDVIDHQLITRKKLEKPLIKNGKVVSDPGRDLLKIAVINRYQNKPVALGFIHNFGFKKGAIASSVAHDSHNVIAVGADDKSLLKAINIILKNHGGICAVSPRKTLILPLKIAGLMSLDPYAKVARRYIEIDRMAKTLGSHLHAPFMTLAFMGLLVIPDLKISDQGLFDGKKFQFTSLFKTQ, encoded by the coding sequence ATGCCCTCTCTCTCCGGAAACATCGTCGATGTGCTCAAGAAAAAAATATTTCCCGGCACACTCAAAATCAAAGGTTCACGCATTGTCGAAATCCTTTACGAACCCAAAAAACGCTATAAAAATTATATCCTTCCCGGCCTGATCGACAGCCATATCCACCTTGAAAGCTCCATGCTCCCTCCTGCGGAATTCGCGCGCATCGCCGCCACTCACGGGACCGTGGCCACGGTTTCCGACCCTCATGAAATCGCCAATGTGCTCGGACTTCGAGGCATGCGATTTATGTTGAACAACGCCAAAAAAGTTCCTTTTCATTTTTATTTTGGCGCACCCTCTTGCGTCCCGGCCTCTCCGTTTGAGACCAATGGCGCCACACTCGGCCCCAAAGAAATCGAACACCTTTTCAAGCTCAAATCCATCCGGTATCTCGCGGAAGTCATGAACATGCCGGGTGTGATTCATCGCGATCCGGAAATCATGAGAAAAATTCAACTCGCGCATCGCTACAAAAAACAAATCGACGGCCACGCCCCGGGCCTCACCGGAGAAAATCTAAAAAAATACATCAACGCAGGCATCACCACAGACCACGAATGTTTCACACGAGAAGAAGCCCTCGAGGAATTCGGATTAAACGTTTATGTACAAATTCGCGAAGGCTCCGCAGCCAAAAATTTTGACGAACTCGTCACTCTTTTAAAAACACATGCCGACCATTGCATGCTGTGCAGCGACGACAAACACCCCAATGATTTGGTCGAAGGGCACATCAACCTCCTGATCAAACGCGCACTCAAAAAAAACATTCCGCTCTTTAACGTCCTCACCGCCGCTTGCGTAAATCCGGTCAAACATTACAAACTCGACGTGGGATTGCTTCAAAAAAACGACTCTGCGGATTTTATTATCGTGGACAATCTAAAACATTTTAATGTTTTAAAAACCTACATTCGCGGGAATTTAGTGGCTCAAAATGGAAAATCATTGATCAAACGATCGCCCCTAAAACCTCTCAATAATTTTAAAGCAAAACCAAAAGCCGAAAAAGATTTACAAATCCCCATCCCAAAAAATTTCATTAAAAATCATGAACTAAAAATTCGCGTGATCGATGTCATCGACCACCAACTCATCACCCGAAAAAAACTTGAAAAACCCTTAATTAAAAACGGAAAAGTCGTCTCCGATCCTGGCCGAGATCTTCTCAAAATCGCAGTGATCAATCGCTATCAAAACAAGCCCGTAGCCTTGGGCTTTATTCACAATTTCGGCTTTAAAAAAGGCGCCATTGCCTCCAGTGTTGCTCATGATTCACACAACGTGATTGCCGTGGGAGCCGATGATAAATCCTTGCTCAAAGCCATAAATATCATCCTGAAAAACCACGGAGGAATTTGCGCGGTCTCGCCACGAAAAACGCTTATACTTCCCCTTAAAATCGCAGGACTCATGAGTCTCGATCCGTACGCAAAAGTCGCCCGACGTTACATTGAAATCGACCGCATGGCCAAAACGCTCGGCTCTCATTTGCACGCGCCTTTTATGACCTTGGCTTTCATGGGACTGCTGGTGATCCCGGATTTAAAAATCAGCGATCAAGGCCTGTTTGATGGTAAAAAATTCCAATTCACTTCACTTTTTAAAACTCAATAA
- a CDS encoding metalloregulator ArsR/SmtB family transcription factor, translating to MFKITVLQNKVILSSLKALGNPIRLDILKCLVSGERCVCVLFEKLKLPQNLVSHHLAILRKSGFIKARKEGKWVHYSLNPVQFGRLGNFMGKFSIVKKKKSKC from the coding sequence ATGTTTAAAATTACGGTGCTTCAAAATAAAGTTATTTTATCCTCGTTGAAAGCCTTAGGAAATCCGATTCGTCTGGATATTCTCAAGTGCCTTGTTTCGGGCGAACGATGTGTTTGTGTTTTGTTTGAAAAATTAAAATTGCCTCAGAATTTGGTTTCTCATCATTTGGCGATTTTAAGAAAAAGTGGGTTTATTAAGGCGCGAAAAGAGGGAAAGTGGGTTCATTATTCATTGAATCCGGTTCAGTTTGGTCGGTTGGGAAATTTTATGGGGAAATTTTCAATCGTGAAAAAGAAAAAATCCAAATGTTAA
- a CDS encoding nucleoside deaminase: MDKFMAIAIEEAKNGLSQGGIPIGSVLVKNGKVIARGHNQRVQKKNPILHAEIDCLQNAGRVGSYKGTILYSTLMPCYLCAGAIVQFGIKKVYAGESKTFEGAKEFMESHDVQVFDLDLEECKNLMKNFIKKKPELWAEDIGNL; encoded by the coding sequence ATGGATAAATTCATGGCCATCGCAATTGAGGAAGCCAAAAACGGACTCAGCCAAGGCGGCATTCCCATCGGCTCGGTGTTGGTCAAAAACGGAAAAGTCATTGCGCGCGGGCACAACCAACGTGTTCAAAAAAAGAACCCAATTCTTCACGCCGAAATCGACTGTTTGCAAAACGCCGGACGCGTGGGATCCTACAAAGGCACGATCCTGTACTCCACATTGATGCCCTGCTATCTTTGCGCCGGAGCCATTGTTCAATTTGGAATTAAAAAAGTTTATGCCGGAGAATCCAAAACTTTTGAAGGAGCCAAAGAATTCATGGAATCGCACGACGTTCAAGTCTTTGATCTCGATCTGGAAGAATGCAAAAATCTAATGAAAAATTTCATTAAAAAGAAACCTGAATTATGGGCCGAAGATATCGGCAATTTATAA
- the rlmN gene encoding 23S rRNA (adenine(2503)-C(2))-methyltransferase RlmN, whose protein sequence is MTREQTFKSLFPLEPAFRWKQIEKALFDPTITSIDQVTTLSKPMREILKKEFPWMTCQAVTLKTNAKGDTTKAVLQLHDGEKIESVLMSNARSEWTICISSQVGCAMGCKFCATGKMGLKRNLDSDEIIDQYRFWKTTHEASAECAPPLTKRQRSELPLPSSSPRISNIVVMGMGEPFANYENMKKALNTLLAQTDLGPTRITVSTVGLIPMLNQMLNDADWPHIRLAISLHSAISETRKSLIPTSYDTFLDDLTKWGHAYLKKLGNRRHHLTFEYVFLKGINDATKDAKALITLVHALGPENVRVNLIPYNFTGSIFQSGDNASILRFQSDLEKHGVTTTIRRSKGDDIEAACGQLIVIGKGQAPLLLSLKMFALF, encoded by the coding sequence ATGACCCGCGAACAAACCTTTAAATCCCTTTTCCCTCTTGAACCCGCTTTTCGCTGGAAACAGATTGAAAAAGCACTCTTTGATCCTACCATCACTTCCATCGATCAAGTCACAACGCTTTCAAAACCCATGCGTGAAATTTTAAAAAAAGAATTTCCATGGATGACGTGCCAAGCCGTAACGTTAAAAACCAATGCCAAAGGCGACACCACCAAAGCCGTACTTCAACTCCATGATGGAGAAAAAATCGAAAGCGTATTGATGAGCAATGCACGGAGCGAATGGACCATCTGCATCTCATCACAAGTGGGATGCGCCATGGGATGTAAATTTTGCGCCACCGGAAAAATGGGACTCAAACGCAACCTCGACTCCGATGAAATCATCGACCAATATCGATTTTGGAAGACCACGCACGAAGCGTCAGCGGAGTGCGCTCCCCCACTCACGAAGCGTCAGCGAAGTGAGCTCCCCCTCCCCTCATCTTCCCCCCGCATAAGCAACATCGTAGTCATGGGCATGGGCGAACCTTTTGCCAATTATGAAAACATGAAAAAAGCCCTCAACACCCTTCTCGCCCAAACCGATCTCGGCCCAACACGCATCACCGTGTCCACGGTTGGCCTGATTCCGATGTTAAACCAAATGCTCAATGACGCAGATTGGCCACACATCCGATTGGCCATTTCTCTCCACAGCGCCATCTCCGAAACCCGAAAAAGCCTGATTCCCACTTCCTACGACACTTTTCTCGACGATTTAACAAAATGGGGCCACGCCTATCTAAAAAAACTCGGCAATCGACGACATCACCTCACGTTTGAATATGTTTTTCTCAAGGGAATCAATGACGCAACAAAAGACGCAAAAGCCCTCATCACCCTCGTTCACGCCCTGGGCCCGGAAAACGTACGCGTCAACTTGATCCCCTATAATTTCACCGGCTCTATTTTCCAATCCGGAGACAACGCCTCGATCCTGCGCTTCCAATCCGACCTCGAAAAACACGGAGTCACCACCACCATCCGCCGCAGCAAAGGCGATGACATCGAGGCCGCGTGCGGGCAACTTATTGTTATTGGTAAATGACAGGCTCCCCTACTTCTCTCACTAAAAATGTTTGCCCTGTTTTAA
- a CDS encoding FmdB family zinc ribbon protein, with the protein MATYTYQCLECENTFDVQATIQEKEEGKGAQFICPKCHSKKIKQKFSVVRFIGNIFKGDGNGAGCCSEKKSCCCKSKKGPGGCC; encoded by the coding sequence ATGGCCACATATACGTATCAATGCTTGGAATGTGAAAATACGTTCGATGTTCAAGCCACGATTCAGGAAAAAGAAGAAGGCAAGGGCGCTCAATTCATTTGCCCGAAATGCCACTCCAAAAAGATTAAACAGAAATTTTCCGTGGTGCGTTTTATTGGGAATATTTTTAAGGGCGACGGGAATGGGGCAGGGTGTTGCTCGGAGAAAAAGAGTTGTTGTTGCAAATCTAAAAAGGGGCCCGGCGGTTGTTGTTAA
- a CDS encoding ATP-binding cassette domain-containing protein, with the protein MSNNTTISFDEVTFGFDEKNPLLKEVNFNVREGAKITLMGQNGAGKSTILKLIKGDYKPKHGQVNVFPGCTIGTAHQVIQEKDRDLTVEQFFQSCFSEKKHDLSRYINNVLEIVNLKAPHDRLIKSFSGGQQARLLLATALIQNPDLLLLDEPTNNLDPEGIAHLTYFLQCSPKTCIVISHDADFLNAFTDGVLYLDVHTKKVEQYVGNYYDVVEQIKTRIKKENMKNANLEKEIQAKKDQSNVFAHKGGKLRFVAKRMKEKAEELEEAMVDVRREDKTIRPFLIPEQEDMIGEILKIDYCTIYKDHKALSKKADVSLRKNQHLLLSGPNGIGKSTLLETLANGTAKGAKIQRGIKVGYYRQDFSNLDFKDTVLNTLNSASDKYTEQEIRALAAGFLITGDVIHRKIGSLSEGQKGLVAFARLVLEEPGLLILDEPTNHINFRHIPVIADALDQYKGAMVLVSHVWDFVEQIRIDCSLDLDQ; encoded by the coding sequence ATGTCCAACAACACCACGATCAGTTTCGACGAAGTCACCTTTGGCTTTGACGAAAAAAATCCACTGCTAAAAGAAGTGAATTTCAACGTACGCGAAGGAGCAAAAATCACATTGATGGGACAAAACGGCGCAGGGAAAAGTACGATTTTAAAACTGATTAAAGGAGACTATAAACCCAAACACGGACAGGTTAACGTATTCCCGGGTTGCACCATTGGAACCGCCCACCAAGTGATACAAGAAAAAGATCGAGACCTCACGGTGGAGCAATTTTTCCAAAGTTGTTTCAGCGAAAAAAAACACGACCTCAGCCGTTACATCAACAATGTCTTGGAAATCGTAAATTTAAAAGCCCCGCACGATCGACTCATCAAATCTTTTTCCGGGGGGCAACAAGCTCGCCTGCTCCTCGCCACCGCCCTGATTCAAAACCCGGACCTTTTACTCTTGGATGAACCCACCAACAATCTGGATCCCGAAGGCATCGCGCATCTCACGTATTTTCTCCAATGCTCGCCCAAAACCTGCATTGTGATTTCTCATGATGCCGACTTTTTAAATGCCTTCACCGATGGCGTTTTATACTTGGATGTCCACACCAAAAAAGTGGAACAATATGTGGGAAATTATTACGACGTGGTGGAACAAATCAAAACACGAATTAAAAAAGAAAACATGAAAAACGCGAACCTCGAAAAAGAAATTCAAGCCAAAAAAGATCAATCCAATGTCTTTGCGCACAAAGGAGGAAAATTACGTTTTGTGGCCAAACGAATGAAAGAAAAAGCAGAAGAATTGGAAGAAGCCATGGTGGATGTTCGACGAGAAGATAAAACCATCCGCCCTTTCTTGATCCCGGAACAGGAGGACATGATTGGAGAAATATTAAAAATCGATTATTGCACCATTTACAAAGATCATAAGGCCCTCTCAAAAAAAGCCGATGTTTCCCTGCGAAAAAATCAACATTTATTGCTTTCCGGGCCCAATGGAATCGGAAAAAGCACGCTATTGGAAACCCTGGCCAATGGCACGGCCAAAGGAGCAAAAATTCAACGTGGGATCAAAGTCGGATACTACCGCCAAGATTTTTCAAACCTAGATTTCAAAGATACGGTTCTCAACACCCTGAACAGTGCTTCCGACAAATACACGGAACAAGAAATTCGAGCACTTGCCGCGGGTTTTTTAATCACCGGCGACGTGATCCATCGCAAAATCGGCAGTCTTTCCGAAGGGCAAAAAGGCTTGGTGGCCTTTGCCCGACTGGTTTTGGAAGAACCGGGCTTGCTGATCCTCGACGAACCCACCAACCACATCAACTTCCGCCATATCCCCGTGATTGCCGACGCCCTCGACCAATACAAAGGCGCCATGGTTCTTGTCTCCCATGTCTGGGATTTTGTAGAACAAATTCGCATCGACTGCTCGTTGGATTTGGATCAGTAG
- a CDS encoding ElyC/SanA/YdcF family protein, with the protein MRFHFKNPFQKIIKTTLIVLSLFFLLFLISPLLILDYGKNHIYLDSAQIPSNQIAIVFGAGVKSDGTPSDMLKDRLLTVTELYNLGIIDKILVSGDNRFENYNEPDAMYRFLVDQGIPENLIYRDYAGLNTYSTCLRAKTLWGVDHAILISQGYHLPRAIFTCHALGIESTGYSATLQPYLNSTGFKSREVLGLYSAVFEVYIWARDTIGGNFEEDLDP; encoded by the coding sequence ATGCGTTTCCATTTCAAAAATCCCTTTCAAAAAATCATCAAAACAACCCTGATTGTATTGAGCCTATTTTTTCTGCTTTTCTTGATTTCCCCTCTTTTAATCCTCGATTACGGAAAAAACCACATCTATCTTGATTCCGCTCAAATCCCCTCGAACCAAATCGCCATTGTGTTCGGGGCCGGCGTTAAAAGTGATGGGACCCCCAGCGACATGCTCAAAGACCGCCTCCTCACCGTAACCGAACTCTACAATTTGGGAATTATTGATAAAATTCTCGTATCCGGAGACAACCGATTCGAAAACTACAACGAACCCGATGCCATGTACCGATTCTTGGTGGATCAAGGCATCCCGGAAAACCTCATTTATCGCGATTACGCCGGTCTCAACACGTATTCCACCTGTTTGCGCGCCAAAACCCTGTGGGGTGTAGACCACGCGATTCTCATCTCTCAAGGCTATCACCTCCCCCGTGCCATTTTCACTTGTCATGCGCTCGGCATTGAAAGCACCGGCTACTCCGCCACCCTCCAACCCTACCTCAATTCCACCGGGTTCAAATCTCGAGAAGTCCTGGGGCTCTACTCGGCTGTGTTCGAAGTTTATATCTGGGCCCGCGACACCATTGGCGGTAATTTTGAAGAAGATTTGGATCCATAA
- a CDS encoding GNAT family N-acetyltransferase, whose product MIRTLTQTDRQLILNFIYPREKENLFITGVFERPEDPFATNSFYGWFEGKKLLGLAVYFGQWKNLNISAQDEKIVRALTDHLMAQKHKLDDLACFRRYAEIIIDQLEKKHDMTPKKINHETVFKLSKKDFKDFSTGTEETAKNSDRKELVLFERLMFKEGIKTPITKNELNRIILHEQFLIRKNKKIISAAHISGLSKNYFQIGGVGTLEKYRNQGLAKQVVSALCKTFLAQGKTGLLFTRNDNSPAQKVYETLGFKPVDEFIIAEY is encoded by the coding sequence ATGATCCGCACGCTCACCCAAACCGACCGCCAACTCATTCTAAACTTCATCTACCCGCGCGAAAAAGAAAACCTCTTCATCACCGGCGTTTTTGAGCGGCCCGAAGATCCATTCGCAACCAACTCTTTTTATGGCTGGTTTGAAGGGAAAAAACTCCTCGGGCTCGCGGTTTACTTCGGCCAATGGAAAAACCTAAACATCAGCGCTCAAGACGAAAAAATCGTCCGCGCTTTGACCGACCATCTCATGGCACAAAAACACAAACTCGATGACCTGGCTTGCTTTCGTCGTTACGCGGAAATCATCATCGACCAACTCGAAAAAAAGCACGACATGACACCCAAAAAAATCAATCATGAAACCGTATTTAAACTTTCAAAAAAAGACTTCAAAGACTTTTCAACCGGGACAGAAGAAACGGCAAAAAATTCCGACCGAAAAGAATTGGTGCTCTTCGAGCGACTCATGTTTAAAGAAGGAATCAAAACACCCATCACAAAAAATGAACTGAATCGGATTATCCTGCACGAACAATTTCTCATCCGAAAAAACAAAAAAATCATCTCCGCCGCGCATATCAGCGGCCTTTCAAAAAACTACTTTCAAATCGGGGGCGTGGGCACCCTAGAAAAATATCGCAACCAAGGCCTCGCCAAACAAGTGGTCAGTGCCTTGTGCAAAACATTTTTGGCTCAAGGGAAAACTGGCCTTCTCTTCACACGCAACGACAACTCCCCGGCCCAAAAAGTATACGAAACCCTCGGCTTTAAACCTGTAGACGAGTTCATTATTGCGGAGTACTAA